The following coding sequences lie in one Steroidobacter denitrificans genomic window:
- a CDS encoding SDR family NAD(P)-dependent oxidoreductase has protein sequence MINLSGKAALVTGASSGLGAHFAQVLARAGAHLVLAARREDTLKRVAEQINAAGGIATCVKLDVTDSAGVRALEPVLSDVDIVVNNAGVVHSAAALEQREEDWDAVMDTNLKGMFLVAQAAGRAMRSAGRAGSIINIASIAGLRQAGNILPYAVSKAGVIQMTKVLALEFARFGIRVNALAPGYLETDLNRDFWSTAQGKAMLRRIPQRRLGRLEELDGPLRLLASDESSFMTGSVLVIDGGHLVSSL, from the coding sequence ATGATTAACCTGTCGGGTAAGGCGGCACTGGTCACCGGCGCATCCAGTGGCTTGGGAGCGCATTTTGCACAAGTGCTCGCGCGCGCCGGCGCACACCTCGTTCTGGCTGCGCGCCGCGAAGACACGCTGAAGCGTGTGGCGGAGCAAATCAATGCCGCCGGCGGCATTGCCACCTGCGTCAAGCTCGACGTCACTGATTCCGCCGGCGTAAGGGCGCTGGAGCCCGTGCTGAGCGACGTTGATATCGTCGTGAACAATGCCGGCGTAGTGCATTCCGCCGCCGCGCTGGAGCAGCGCGAGGAAGATTGGGATGCCGTAATGGATACCAATCTCAAGGGCATGTTCCTGGTGGCGCAGGCGGCAGGCCGAGCCATGCGCTCTGCGGGGAGGGCGGGTTCGATCATCAATATTGCTTCGATCGCCGGACTGCGGCAGGCGGGCAATATCCTGCCCTACGCGGTCTCCAAGGCTGGAGTCATCCAGATGACCAAGGTTCTGGCGTTGGAATTCGCGCGTTTCGGCATTCGTGTCAACGCGCTTGCGCCGGGCTATCTGGAAACCGATCTCAACCGTGATTTTTGGAGCACTGCACAAGGCAAGGCGATGCTCCGGCGGATTCCACAGCGGCGGCTGGGCCGACTCGAGGAACTCGACGGACCGTTGCGGCTGCTGGCGTCCGATGAATCCAGCTTCATGACCGGTTCCGTGCTGGTCATCGACGGCGGCCACCTGGTGAGCAGTCTTTGA
- a CDS encoding acyl-CoA dehydrogenase family protein, with amino-acid sequence MTEDIREFAHKVETFIREVVIPYEKDPRRDSHGPSDELVMELREKARAAGVLTPHIRPDGTHLSQRDTATVLRKTGLSLLGPVACNTMAPDEGNMFLLGKTASAAQKQRFLEPLVAGRARSAFFMTEPAEEDGAGSDPSMLKTRAELQGDHWVINGRKAFITGVKGAKIGIVMANTGTPEKLAATMFLVDLPNPALKIDCVLDTIDNSMPGGHAVITIENLRIPHDQVLGSPGEGFKLAQVRLSPARLSHCMRWLGACIRAQEIATAYACRRRAFSQLLIDHEGVGFQLADNLIDLQQAELMIDWCAGVLDGGSLGTAESSMTKVAVADALFRVADRCVQVMGGTGVIRDAIVEQVFREVRAFRIYDGPTEVHKWSLAKKIKREHLKAVARGSA; translated from the coding sequence ATGACAGAAGATATCCGCGAATTTGCCCACAAGGTGGAGACCTTCATCCGGGAGGTGGTCATCCCGTACGAAAAGGATCCGCGCCGCGACAGCCATGGCCCGAGCGACGAACTGGTCATGGAGCTTCGAGAGAAGGCTCGAGCGGCAGGGGTACTGACGCCGCATATTCGTCCGGACGGCACTCATTTGAGCCAGCGGGACACGGCCACGGTGCTCAGGAAGACCGGCTTGTCGTTGCTGGGGCCGGTGGCCTGCAACACCATGGCGCCCGATGAGGGCAATATGTTCCTGCTGGGAAAGACCGCCAGCGCGGCGCAAAAGCAGCGCTTTCTTGAGCCTCTGGTGGCGGGTCGCGCCCGATCCGCCTTCTTCATGACCGAGCCCGCCGAGGAGGATGGCGCCGGCTCCGATCCATCCATGCTCAAGACCCGTGCCGAGTTGCAAGGCGATCACTGGGTCATCAACGGCCGCAAGGCGTTCATCACCGGCGTCAAAGGCGCGAAGATCGGCATCGTGATGGCCAATACCGGCACGCCGGAGAAGCTTGCGGCAACCATGTTCCTGGTGGATTTGCCCAATCCTGCGCTGAAGATCGATTGTGTTCTCGACACCATCGATAATTCGATGCCCGGGGGACATGCGGTGATTACCATCGAGAATCTGCGTATTCCCCACGACCAGGTGCTGGGCTCGCCGGGCGAGGGCTTCAAACTGGCTCAGGTCCGGCTTTCTCCGGCGCGGCTGTCGCATTGCATGCGCTGGCTCGGAGCATGCATCCGCGCCCAGGAGATCGCCACCGCCTATGCCTGCAGGCGCCGGGCTTTCAGCCAGCTGCTGATCGATCATGAGGGCGTGGGATTTCAGCTGGCCGACAACCTTATCGATCTGCAGCAGGCTGAGCTGATGATCGATTGGTGCGCCGGTGTGCTCGATGGCGGTTCCCTGGGTACGGCCGAGAGCTCCATGACCAAGGTGGCGGTTGCGGATGCCCTGTTTCGCGTGGCCGACCGTTGCGTCCAGGTCATGGGCGGCACCGGTGTCATCCGCGATGCGATCGTCGAACAGGTCTTTCGCGAGGTACGTGCATTCCGTATTTACGACGGACCGACGGAAGTGCACAAGTGGTCGCTGGCAAAAAAGATCAAGCGCGAACATCTCAAGGCTGTGGCGCGAGGTTCGGCGTGA
- a CDS encoding phosphotransferase, with the protein MEEANLGTSAVRNAYRFDEVRLDGWLSEHIADYQGPLSVEQFKGGQSNPTYKLVTPARSYVLRRKPPGALLKGAHAIEREAQVQGALRSTGFPVPQVYGVCLDDAVIGTWFYVMELIEGRIFWDASFSQVAREARPAYFAAMNETMARLHSVDYAAIGLSDYGRTGEYFSRQISRWSRQYIEDTAAGRNADMERLIEWLPAHIPPGDETSLVHGDYRCDNLIFDPLEPRVVAVLDWELSTLGHPLADFAYHAMMYRMPPNIVAGLAGVDLAALNIPSEQDYIASYCRHTGRISIPAYDFYLTFSFFRLAAIFHGIKGRVARGTAVSANARERAQSFSTLAALAWEQARRARV; encoded by the coding sequence ATGGAGGAGGCCAATCTCGGCACCTCGGCGGTCCGGAACGCCTACCGGTTCGACGAGGTGCGGCTGGACGGATGGCTGAGCGAGCATATCGCCGACTATCAGGGACCGCTGTCGGTGGAGCAGTTCAAGGGCGGACAGTCCAATCCCACCTATAAGCTAGTGACGCCGGCTCGTTCCTACGTGCTGCGCCGCAAGCCGCCCGGAGCATTGCTGAAGGGCGCTCATGCAATCGAGCGTGAAGCGCAAGTACAGGGTGCGCTGCGCTCCACCGGCTTTCCGGTACCGCAGGTCTACGGCGTATGTCTCGACGATGCCGTGATCGGGACATGGTTCTACGTGATGGAACTCATCGAGGGACGCATTTTCTGGGATGCGAGTTTTTCGCAGGTGGCACGCGAGGCAAGGCCGGCATATTTCGCCGCCATGAACGAAACGATGGCGCGCCTGCACAGCGTGGATTACGCAGCCATCGGTTTGTCCGACTATGGACGTACCGGCGAGTATTTTTCCCGGCAGATCTCCCGTTGGTCCAGGCAGTACATCGAGGATACGGCAGCCGGGCGAAACGCCGACATGGAGCGGCTGATCGAGTGGCTGCCGGCGCATATTCCTCCCGGTGATGAAACCAGCCTCGTGCATGGCGATTATCGCTGCGACAATCTGATCTTCGATCCGCTCGAGCCGCGCGTCGTCGCGGTGCTGGACTGGGAGCTGTCGACGCTGGGCCATCCGCTGGCTGATTTCGCCTACCATGCCATGATGTATCGTATGCCGCCGAATATCGTGGCGGGACTGGCAGGCGTCGATCTGGCGGCACTCAATATTCCCTCCGAGCAAGACTATATCGCGAGCTATTGCCGCCACACCGGGCGGATATCGATTCCCGCATACGATTTCTACCTGACATTCAGCTTCTTTCGTCTAGCCGCAATATTCCACGGCATCAAGGGACGGGTAGCTCGCGGTACGGCCGTTTCCGCCAATGCACGCGAACGCGCCCAATCGTTTTCGACGCTTGCCGCCCTGGCCTGGGAACAGGCGCGGCGCGCCCGGGTGTAG
- a CDS encoding VOC family protein, which yields MFSHIMIGAHDVAVSRRFYDAALGTLGIAPGAVDDQGRTIYATSTGMFMITRPIDGQPATAANGGTIGFKAGSPEAVDAWHAAGLANGGIACESPPGIREGSFGQLYLAYLRDPAGNKICALHRLRI from the coding sequence TTGTTCAGCCACATCATGATTGGAGCCCATGACGTTGCAGTTTCACGCAGATTCTATGATGCAGCGCTCGGTACCCTGGGGATAGCGCCCGGTGCGGTCGATGATCAGGGCCGGACCATCTATGCGACCTCGACGGGCATGTTTATGATCACCCGCCCCATCGATGGCCAACCTGCAACCGCGGCGAACGGCGGTACGATCGGCTTCAAGGCGGGCTCCCCTGAGGCAGTCGATGCCTGGCATGCCGCAGGCCTGGCCAATGGCGGGATCGCCTGCGAAAGTCCACCGGGGATACGTGAAGGCAGCTTCGGCCAGTTATATCTTGCCTATTTGCGCGATCCTGCAGGCAACAAGATTTGCGCGCTGCACCGCCTTCGCATCTGA
- a CDS encoding diguanylate cyclase, whose product MRTAIALICASAGAFIAPPPGGSTPIVSMNMLGLAAASGTHPAKALIERAAAAVRSDPQRSRRDAQAALALLAQRPDAELEIRAQLLLCDYFSERDRGVAEAHAGRARELLPLVQRQGLQAGVLNCAGAILETVGDNERAGELYDQAVAVAEQTGDREMLAAALYSRGYLQGLRARYAAALMDLKRAQAIYEQIGLPHHALTSLNGIAIMYNRMGDYAQARDIYAEALKEQRAAGMYREVSVTLHNLGRAHENLLQWNNAQEAFQQALKISRGLKYERGEAYALRGLASVAIGQGDPKGALTILDRAAELQRRTPDARLDAQIQLARGIALHHLNELPESAAALIHALDIFEQAESHQELLATYSELAAVQAAMGQWQQGYLQLLSAQKTAERLFRNQIDQRFATLKVEFDTAGKDKENALLLRENLANQNALAQARRARHLQAAVIVLTAMLTVLLATLAIHQWRTTRRMRVLAMTDELTGVPNRRAVLSRLPALLKQSASRCSLLIIDIDYFKRINDEHGHSEGDEALKLVAARLREGIREPASIGRLGGEEFVVLLPDTRIDEACALAERFRQQIMAIDTRRWAADRRITVSIGVTMSLALGDTPSAMLQRADAALYDAKRTGRNCVRVRLSAHECKAENAPADGPVDDRAEGSGGNEERYAQQGDAPAAGFT is encoded by the coding sequence ATGCGCACAGCGATAGCGTTGATCTGCGCATCGGCCGGCGCGTTCATCGCCCCGCCGCCCGGCGGCTCTACGCCGATCGTATCCATGAACATGCTCGGACTTGCGGCAGCAAGCGGCACGCATCCTGCCAAGGCATTGATCGAACGTGCTGCCGCTGCCGTACGCTCCGACCCACAGCGCAGTCGTCGTGACGCCCAGGCGGCGCTGGCGCTGTTGGCACAAAGACCCGATGCTGAACTCGAAATACGTGCCCAACTGTTGTTGTGTGATTATTTCTCCGAGCGCGATCGTGGCGTTGCCGAGGCACATGCCGGCCGGGCCCGTGAACTGCTGCCGCTGGTGCAGCGGCAGGGTTTGCAGGCCGGTGTGCTCAACTGCGCGGGCGCCATCCTCGAGACCGTGGGCGACAACGAGCGGGCAGGAGAGCTGTATGATCAGGCGGTCGCGGTAGCGGAACAGACCGGCGATCGGGAAATGCTTGCTGCGGCCTTGTATTCGCGGGGGTACTTGCAGGGTTTGCGGGCACGCTATGCCGCCGCCTTGATGGATCTCAAGCGGGCGCAGGCGATCTATGAACAGATTGGATTGCCGCATCATGCCCTGACCTCGCTCAACGGCATTGCGATCATGTACAACCGTATGGGGGACTATGCCCAGGCACGTGATATCTATGCGGAGGCACTGAAGGAGCAGCGCGCGGCGGGCATGTATCGCGAAGTCAGCGTGACGCTCCATAATCTGGGCCGTGCTCATGAGAATCTTTTGCAGTGGAATAATGCACAGGAAGCGTTTCAGCAGGCATTGAAGATATCACGCGGCTTGAAGTATGAGCGCGGCGAAGCCTATGCGCTGCGCGGTCTTGCCTCCGTGGCTATCGGTCAGGGAGATCCCAAGGGCGCCTTGACAATCCTGGATCGAGCCGCAGAACTGCAGCGCCGGACGCCCGATGCCCGGCTCGACGCCCAGATCCAGCTCGCGCGCGGCATTGCACTGCACCACTTGAACGAATTGCCGGAAAGTGCAGCGGCGCTGATCCATGCGCTGGATATTTTCGAGCAGGCCGAATCGCACCAGGAACTGCTCGCAACCTATTCGGAGCTGGCTGCGGTGCAGGCGGCCATGGGTCAGTGGCAGCAAGGCTATCTGCAGCTGTTGAGTGCGCAAAAAACCGCGGAACGCTTGTTTCGCAACCAGATCGACCAGCGTTTCGCCACCTTGAAAGTCGAGTTCGATACCGCCGGCAAAGACAAGGAGAACGCATTGCTGCTGCGCGAAAACCTGGCGAATCAGAACGCCTTGGCACAGGCGCGCCGCGCACGTCATCTACAAGCAGCCGTCATCGTTCTGACCGCGATGCTGACGGTTCTGCTGGCGACCTTGGCGATCCACCAATGGCGCACGACGCGGCGCATGCGTGTTCTGGCGATGACCGACGAACTCACCGGCGTACCCAATCGTCGTGCGGTACTGTCGCGTCTGCCGGCCTTGCTGAAGCAATCCGCCTCCCGCTGTTCACTGCTCATCATCGATATCGATTATTTCAAACGCATCAACGATGAGCACGGCCATTCCGAAGGCGATGAAGCGTTGAAGCTCGTGGCCGCGAGGCTGCGGGAAGGCATCCGCGAACCGGCCTCCATCGGACGGCTGGGCGGCGAGGAATTCGTGGTTCTGCTGCCGGATACCCGCATCGATGAGGCATGTGCGCTTGCAGAACGATTCCGTCAGCAGATCATGGCGATCGACACGCGGCGCTGGGCGGCGGATCGGCGCATCACCGTCAGCATCGGAGTCACCATGTCGCTGGCGCTTGGAGACACTCCCAGCGCCATGCTGCAGCGTGCGGATGCAGCCTTGTATGATGCCAAGCGCACCGGACGCAACTGTGTACGGGTGCGGCTATCGGCGCATGAGTGCAAGGCCGAAAATGCGCCTGCCGATGGTCCTGTCGACGACAGGGCGGAAGGATCGGGCGGCAACGAGGAGCGGTATGCACAACAGGGGGATGCGCCGGCGGCAGGATTCACCTGA
- a CDS encoding SAM hydrolase/SAM-dependent halogenase family protein, which translates to MKHRGRQAEVMFTPAGIITITTDFGHEGPFVATVKGRILERLPEARIIDVTHEVPVYWPAEAGFWLARAYSYFPQGTVHLAVVDPGVGTKRDIIAVLADGHLFLAPDNGLLAPVVTRVGAAVIHRLDLPRVTSRFNLPPTSATFHGRDIFAPLAAEIAAGRAAPVDLGPEITEIVPSWVDEPVVSEGQVAGVVITIDHFGNLITNIDARLLEGFQTPLVRTGGHRFALRRTYGDVRPGDYLGLINSFGVVEIARAEQSAAEALGLGRGAPVTIVEG; encoded by the coding sequence ATGAAGCATCGCGGGCGCCAGGCCGAAGTCATGTTTACTCCGGCTGGCATCATCACGATCACCACCGATTTCGGCCATGAGGGACCATTCGTGGCGACCGTCAAGGGCCGCATCCTCGAGCGTCTGCCCGAGGCCCGGATCATCGATGTTACACATGAGGTCCCGGTCTATTGGCCAGCCGAGGCCGGATTCTGGCTGGCACGAGCCTATTCTTACTTCCCGCAAGGAACAGTGCACCTGGCGGTCGTCGATCCCGGGGTCGGCACGAAACGCGACATTATCGCGGTGCTGGCCGACGGCCACCTGTTTCTGGCCCCGGATAACGGCCTGCTGGCACCGGTCGTAACGCGAGTCGGTGCCGCGGTGATTCATCGCCTGGATCTGCCGCGGGTCACTTCGCGCTTCAATCTACCGCCAACCAGCGCCACGTTTCATGGCCGGGATATTTTTGCGCCGCTCGCCGCCGAAATCGCCGCCGGCCGCGCGGCGCCTGTGGATCTAGGTCCGGAAATCACCGAGATCGTGCCTTCCTGGGTCGACGAACCCGTGGTCAGCGAAGGACAGGTGGCCGGGGTGGTGATCACCATCGATCATTTCGGCAATCTCATCACCAATATCGATGCCCGGCTGCTCGAGGGGTTCCAGACGCCCCTTGTGCGCACCGGTGGCCATCGATTCGCTCTGCGGCGCACTTATGGGGACGTCCGGCCCGGGGATTACCTGGGACTGATCAACTCTTTCGGGGTCGTGGAAATCGCCCGCGCCGAGCAAAGCGCCGCCGAGGCGTTAGGCCTGGGAAGGGGGGCGCCCGTGACGATCGTAGAGGGCTGA